AAGCTGCTTTTCCTGACAGCCTTGTTGAAAGGCTGCTGTCATGCCTGTGAAGTCCCAGGGGACCTTCAGGTGTGAAGTGCCTGTTCCCCACTGGCAAGTGTTTGCCTGTCTGCAGTACTTTGACTGTGCAAAGTGCTGGCAATGGTCTGAGAAAGCCCAGAGAAGGATCACAAGGAGCCTCAGCGCTGCTTTTGGTCACATAAGTTCCCAAAGCAtctccagctcctggctccgTGATCTCTCTGCACTCTCTGTAACCACAGATGGAACCCAGCTGCTCCCTTCCTTGCCAGGCTAATTAGGCAGGGCTGTGACCTCCCGAGGGCTAATTGTCTCCTGTcagagggaaggggcagaggagcCCAGGAGGGCTGCCTGGGCTTTCAGCACTCCCCTCTCTCACAGCAGTATAAAGGGGTTTTGGGCTCCCGTGTCTGCGTGGCTCCAAAGGCGGCTGCAGGGCACGTGTCTCACGCTCAGTTCTCCCTTCTGCAGGTGAGCCATGTGACGGaggagtgctgctggcacatgagcctcctgcagagcctccctcgccaccagcaccaccatgcaGAGCAACTTCTCCCTGGCCTCCGGCGGGGAAACCCTCCGAGCCCTCCCTACCGCAGCGTTCAACGCCTCGTCGGGGCCGCGCTCCGCGGCTCCCTGCCCGCTCACCTCCTCGGACTACCAGTTCTCCCTcatcccagccctcttctctgccttcttcctCCTGGGCTCGGTGGGCAACAGCGTGGTGGTGGCGGCGCTGTGTCGCCGCGGCGGCCCCGGGACGGCGGCCAACGTCTACATCTGCAACCTGGCGGCGGCGGATCTGCTGTGCCTCGCCACCCTCCCCTTCTGGGCCACCTACTACGCCCAGGGCTACGACTGGCTCTTTGGGGCCCTCATGTGCAAGGTCTGCGGCTCGGTGCTCTGCCTCAACATGTTTGCCAGCATCTTCTTCATCACCTGCATGAGCGTGGAGCGGTACCGCGCCGTGGCCCAGCCGCTGCGCTCGCAGCGCAGGACTCCGCAGCAGGCTCGCTCGgtagccctggggctgtggctccTGGCCTGCCTGGCCTCCCTCCCGACCTTCTATTTCCGGGACACTCGCCACGTCCGGAGCCTGGGGGTCGATGCCTGCGTCATGGCCTTTCCCCAGGAGGCTTATGCCAGGTGGTCTgtggccacagccctgctgaaaaCCGCCCTGGGCTTCCTCGTGCCCCTGGCGGTGATCACCGCCTGCTACCTGCGCATCAGGAGGCACCTCCTGCGGGCGCGAAACTTCGGGGAAAGCCGGCAGAGGAGGGACAAAGTGCTCAAGCTGGTGGCTGCCGTGgtggtggccttcttggtctCCTGGCTGCCCTTCCACGTGTTGACCTTTCTGGACGCCATGGCCCACCTGAGGGTCATCGAGAGCTGCGAGGTGACCGGCGCCATCGACACGGCCCTGCCCTTCGGCATCTGCATGGCGCTCTCCAACAGCTGCACCAACCCCCTGCTCTACTGCTTCGTCGGCAACCAGTTCCGGGAGAGGCTCCACCGCCTGTTCAAGAGACGAGTTTCTCGGCTCAGCAGCCACCAAGAGAGCTCTTcctggaggaggggaagctgccccagggctgctgagacccccccgggcaggggagagggccccgagtcacagcatcacaggagcacagggtgttaggggctggaaggagaccatccagtctgagccccctgccagagcaggagcagagaatccagcacaggtcacacaggaacacatccagatgggtcctggCTGTAGGCACTGGGgcctggggtggggtggtggcagtgcagctggctgtccctgcagaggtgacactcctgcctcctcttctctttgctgtgtgcccagctgttTGAAGGGGAAGAAGACTTTTctctcatccctgggggtttgttcttccttcctttccgcAGCAAGCGCTCAAGTTTGACACAGAGGGAAGATCCTGGCCAATAAATACATTGGTGGCTTTTGAAACAGAAGCTTGTGTGTGGCTGAGATCAGCAGAGTGGAACAGAAAGGCAAAGTACACCAATAGACCAACTGGCCTGGtccagctggggatgtccctgcagggaggttggactggatgacctttgcagctcccttccaacctggaccattctatgtctctatgaCCTTTGGATGCCGGGGTGGGTGCTGAGCATCATCTCCTAAGCTGATTTTCTATCAGAGATTCTCACCAGAGAAGGTGCAAATAAAGCAGTGCAGCTACTTCTGTACTTCCCTGTAAGCACAGATTTGGTTTACCTTTGTTTCATATgggtttgtatttatttatctatatTCAATAGCTGGGCAGATAGGTCCCACATAAAATGCATCAGCTACACCTCCTGCTTGCTTGGGCTTGGGATCCTGAGAACAGGAGGAGACCTGgctctgcaaactgctggaggcaggagagTGTTCCTGAGGGAGGTACACACAGAGCCAACCCTCCCACCCTCTGCTGGGGAAAGGCCCACTGGACAGGACCAGAAGTGATCCACTGGACAGGACCAGAAGTGCTCCAGGACATTCTCCTCCCCCAAGAAACTCTGCTCCCATCCTCAGTCTTGACTCCAAACCCATCAGCATTTCATACAACCACAGAATCTTCTCAGTGGGAGAAGCCTCTTgagctcatccaatccaaccattccccagctctgtcaaggctggggctgagccatggccctcagcaccacatctctgcctctctgaaacaccttcaggggtgggcattcaaccacctccctgggccaggctttgagaccCCTATCAGTCAAGAAGTTActtccaatatccaacctaaacctcccctggtgcaacccaAGGCCatcttctcttgtcctatcccttaTCACTAGTGTGGTTGCTGCTGGCATTAATGGCCCAGGTACTGCCCATGCCAGGTCCCCCAGCTGCATGGCCATGCTGAGTCCTTGCCAGAATCCTCTGGGGAAAGGACTTGCTGATAGTTTAGACTTTTTACATTCCACATGTCAGTTACTGCTGTAATTTTGGGGTTCTGGATGCAGAAAGCCTAAGTGACTCTCTTTTGGCCCTCAGAACTGAAACCATGGGGTGAccatgggctggagctgctctgctatgaggacagcctgagagagttggggttgagcaggctggagaggagaaggctctgaggagaccttcttgtggctttccaggatctgaagggggctccaagaaagctggggagggacttttgagggtgtcagggagtgataggactgggggggatggaacaaaactagaagtggggagattgagattggctgttaggaagaagttgttccccaggagggtggtgagagcctggcacaggttgcccagggaggtggtggaagcctcctgcctggaggtgttggcagccaggctggaggtggctgtgagcaacctgctgtagtgtgaggtgtccctggccatggcaggggggttggaactggctgatccttgaggtcccttccagccctgacagttctgtgatgctatgactCTTCAGACTGACCTACATCTCAGCACAGGagttctctcatttcaaacttaaagcaggggtgggggagggaggaggatttGTCCAATACTGATTCTGTTTTGAGGTCACTTCTGCTCATTACTGGAGTTATTATTTTTGCTGGAGAGAAACTGGTCCTTTTAGACCCTTCAGAAAGGAGGATAAGGTCACTCTAAAAGAAGGCTCTGTTGGCACTTTGCTCAATTGCCAGCAGGTTGTCCCCAGGCTGGGTGGCCCAGGATGACCAACAGACTTCTTAGTCTTAGAGACTTCTCTCTGACAAATGACTTCTGAGGCTTGCATTAGCAGTTTTGGGGCCATGGGTCAGAAGCATACCTGCTGGTTGGGTAATCAAGAGTCTGGTCTCCCAGggaagcccagccctggctggtgccaggggaagctgtgGGAACCTGATGTCTGTTGGAGTGGGCTGAGGTTCCTTCAGCGGTGCCTGTGCCCGTGGGACCACGCAAGGAATGTGCTGGTCTCAGAGTGCTGGCAGATGAAAAGcttgtgcaggacctggcaaaGCAGGGGCCTGGCCACAGAtaacccctgctccctgccctgtgctgcagagatgcttGTCCCAGAaagtgggagagctgctggaatgcTTGTGTTGAAAATGTGCCAAGGAGCCAACGGTGTCTGGGGCGTCGGACACTGCTGGAAGGACTCTGCCTCGCAAGGAGCACAGCAAGGcagtcaggctgcagcagagcagctcctcctgctgaggcagTTGCCAGGTGCTCACAGTGGCACTCATGACAAGCTGTGGAGGCTTCCCACCTTTGATGCAGTACAgctcatggaattgtttcacttggaaaagacctccaagatcacccagtccaaccagcaacccaaccccaccatggccaccaaaccatggtcccacctgccatggccacaggttccttgaacacctccagggatggggactccaccacctccctgggcagcctctgccaatccctgaccactcttgcagcagagacattttccctcatctccaacctgaatcttccctgctgcaacacactgcagcagctcaatgtccttcttggagtgagggacccaaaactgagcccaggactcaagctgtggcctccccagtgctgagtccagggggacaatccctgccctgctcctgctggccacaccattgctgctccaggccaggctgctggtggccttcttgcccacctgggcacagagtggctcatactcagctggctgttgaccaacacccccagggcagtttccagccactctgccccaagcctggagccttcatggggttgttgtgacccaagtgcaggacccagcccttgcccttgttgaatttcatcccactgagctcagcccatggatccagcctgtgcaggctcctctgcagagccttcctaccctccagcagatcatcactcccacccagcttggtgccatctgcaaactccCTGAGGGTGCTCACTCTCCCCTCCCAGATCACTGATGCAGACATGGAAGAGAAGTGGCCTCAGCAccgagccctggggagcaccccTGGTGACTGCCTGCCCACCAGCTGGCTTTAATTCCATTctccaccactctttgggcccagccagcagccaggtttCACCCAGCAAAGTCTCCCCTGGGGCTCATGTTGTGCACCAGCAACAAAGCAAGAGCCAGGGAGAGATTTCTGtttgccagctctgccttgggccTCTAGAGGGTCCTGGATGGGAGCAGCCTGGTGAAACCACCATCCAAAAAGGCTCTGTCtggagaggaagctgaggtGGAAGTGTTGGGGGAGAGGTCTGTGTCAAGagatttcctttatttttagaTGCCATTGAATGAGGTTGAGCTCTCTGAATTTATTGCCCCATGCATCAGGCTTCCCAAGGGAGTTCTCAGGAATTGTTGGTGGGAATGTGTGGGTGGGGTTCACAGTTTCAGCATGTTCTGTTTATTTTGTCAGGGTTGGTTTTGGGCACAGCTTTAAGGAGGTTTCtcttgtttgggtgtttttgtccttctttctcccctcccccccccccccccattgctAATTTAGAAGCTGCTTTATTTGTGAAAGCATTTTTAAAGAGAATGTTTTGCTGCTAGCTCCAAACAACTCTTAACAgttgtgcagtgctgcagcttctctctgtCAGACCCCAGttctccctcccaccctggTCTGACCCCAATTCTCCCTGGTCTGACCCCAAttctccctcccaccctggtcctttccaagccctcttctccctcaggcactcctggaggatgcagccagcctgaccctgcagcTCTTTGGCAGGGACCCTGTGGCTGCTCAGTGTcagggtccagttctgggcccctcagttcaggaaggagattgacttgctggaaggtgtccagagaagggcaacgaagttggtgaggggtttggaactcagccctgtgaggagaggctgagggagctggggttgcttagcctgcagaagaggaggctcaggagagaccttcttgttctctacaacaacattaagggaggttgtagtcaggcagaggttggtctcttctcccaggcaagcagaacaagaggacacagtctcaggctgcaccaggggaggtttaggctggaggtgaggaggaagttctacacagagagagtgattgcccattggaatgggctgcctggggaggtggtggagtcaccatcactggcggtgttcaggaggagactggatggggtgcttggtgccatggtttagttgtttaggtggtgttggatgataggttggatgtgatgatcctgaaggtctcttccaacctggtttattctattctattcttgctcACTCCCCAGGCACAGTGAGATGTGCTTGGGCTGGGTTTTGGCTGGGGCTGCCATGGTGCAGTCAAGgtcagaggaggggaaaggctgCTGTGGAAAGGGTGAGCTGTCATCAATCAGGTTGGAGAAACGaccccatgaaggctccaggctgggggcagggtgcCTGGAAactgccccagcagaggaagccctgggggtgctgggggacagcagctgagcatgagccagccagtctggggaatggttggactggaagagctcAAAAGGCTTCTCCCACTGAGAAGATTCTGTGGTTGTATGAAATGCTGATGGGTTTGGAGTCAAGGATGGGAGCAGAGTTTCCTGGGGGAGGAGAATGTCCTGGAGCACTTCTGGTCCTGTCCAGTGGAGCACTTCTGGTCCTGTCCAGTGGGTCTttccccagcagagggaggcttTCCCTCGAGGGCTGCTTGCTCTCTGTTGCACTTGCAGAGCAAATCCTGTTTGCAGCTTCCTTTCTTAGCTGTCCCAGGTGAAATGAGCTGCAGACAGGATCCCAGTCCAAACTGAGCCTCCTGTGTGTCCCAACCTCCATCTGTGAGGCAGAGAATGTTtgtgaggcaggagctggagctgggcagcgaGCTGAAGCCTTTGTTTGTGTAAGATCTACAATGAGAGCTGTTTGGTACAGGctgttctgctgcaggagccacaCAGCCTGGGCCTGTGCTGGCACTCCTGCTTGTCTTCGTTCCTCAGGCCAGATCTTGGGCAGGAATGTCATcctgccaccctgcagccagctctcacaacctgcctgccctgcacagcttatcccctgcagggcagccagcagcctgctcctgctgccctggcaaaaccacagctcccacaggctcacagagtgctttgggttggaagggaccctagaggttacccagttccaaccccccagggaCACATTCCACTGCAGACAATCtgctcttgaacccctccagggaggaggcagccacagcctccctgggcagcctgtgccagagtctccccagcctcactctaaagaacttcttcctcatctccactctcaatctcctctccctggaggctcCACCTGGCCTTCTTCCTAATcgttgtggttggaagagacctctaagatcaccaagtacaaccattaacccagcactgccaaaccCCATTCTTTGCAGGAAAAGGACATGCACCAGAACTACTCTTGAGGGAAAGTTCTTTAAGCCCTTCAGATGCAAGAACTGCTCCAGAGCTTCTCTGATAAGCTTTGAAGTTCCCTGCTCTTAACTCTCCAATTATGAAGAAATCATGCAGGTGAAAGCTGCACCCAGGGTGAACACAAACAGACTAaaggctggccaggagcaggcagtgagccAGTCTCAGTGTCCCCTGTTCTACCTCAatgccattgcctcttgtcccttgggttgggttggaagggaccttaaaggtcatccagctccaacgcccctgccatgggcagggacacctcccaccagcccaggctgctcaaggcctcatccagcctggccttcatcacctccagggaggaggcagccacagcctccctgggcagcctgtgccagagtggctcaagtcttttatagggtttttagtccttaggtatgtgtccaagcattgtccctcaggaattcaggggccaggaaatcctccttaggtaacTATCCAGGTGTCGTTCCCCAGGAAACCTTTCTGTGtattctgtgtgtttgggcagggggctggatggAGGGCGGTTGGCCTCCAccccctccttctccacctACATGCCCCCACacttacacatcaggaaacaggtggtgaatccattgtctctccctttccagggtacttgatgggtgggGATTATCTTGTCTTATGAACATTCCTGAAGGTGGCCTCGGGccattgttgtgaggccagctgtgctCCAGTGAGCAAGGTtctctttgcaccttccaagagtccttccagtggctctgcccaacacacatcagctattgtctgggcaagcagcaagtgattttatctttgttgagtcacaccaggagagacaagctctTAGTCTCTCACAATGGGAGATTCTGTCTTGTTAAAGATGAACTTTTCACAAAGGGTGAAAACAGGGGGTGTGGTtttgtctgaagaagaggaggccagTGGGAGATGTGGCTCTCTACAGtcacct
This sequence is a window from Dryobates pubescens isolate bDryPub1 chromosome 18, bDryPub1.pri, whole genome shotgun sequence. Protein-coding genes within it:
- the AGTR2 gene encoding type-2 angiotensin II receptor, with the translated sequence MQSNFSLASGGETLRALPTAAFNASSGPRSAAPCPLTSSDYQFSLIPALFSAFFLLGSVGNSVVVAALCRRGGPGTAANVYICNLAAADLLCLATLPFWATYYAQGYDWLFGALMCKVCGSVLCLNMFASIFFITCMSVERYRAVAQPLRSQRRTPQQARSVALGLWLLACLASLPTFYFRDTRHVRSLGVDACVMAFPQEAYARWSVATALLKTALGFLVPLAVITACYLRIRRHLLRARNFGESRQRRDKVLKLVAAVVVAFLVSWLPFHVLTFLDAMAHLRVIESCEVTGAIDTALPFGICMALSNSCTNPLLYCFVGNQFRERLHRLFKRRVSRLSSHQESSSWRRGSCPRAAETPPGRGEGPESQHHRSTGC